In the Synechococcus sp. UW179A genome, one interval contains:
- a CDS encoding iron uptake porin codes for MKLFKQLLVAPAALGLLVPTVANASEMNVSGVSNYASVTHDSGAEEQVTSITQFSDVYPTDWAYQALSNLIERYGCVAGYPNGTYRGNRAMTRFEAAALLNACLDRVTEVTDELKRLMKEFEKELAIVKGRVDGLEARVGELEAMQFSTTTKLEGQTSFVLGANTFGGDLNEYDLFGLRDAYDLDLTDAQINDYLADPDDGLFENTPFSDLAIAQLFISGENAQDYENREYGATTFNYDTQINLNTSFTGKDLLTTTLRAGNFGSTAFFGAPSTLSTLEVASDSLDGGNSSDAIYIDKIFYTAPIGSSFSFIVGANVGQDDMMPMWPSVYPSGDSNTVLDVLTLNGAPGAYNKTQGPGAALNYENDGFVAGVQYVSQNGMDGNPQEGGIATDGSVGVGTVQIGYQAEQWGIAGIYSYLQDAQLVPYTTAFTQLSYIVSDATSNSSLNAFALSGYWQPEDTGWIPAISAGWGINTLNDTDGAPDRIVTTSQSWQVSLHWDDAFLQGNSLGFAIGQPTFATALKGGDTPYDGNYVMEAYYGFQVTDNITVTPAVFYLSRPLGELTYLGRQGSDSTFNQFGGVLRTTFTF; via the coding sequence ATGAAACTTTTTAAGCAACTGCTAGTTGCTCCTGCTGCCCTGGGCCTTTTGGTTCCTACGGTCGCCAACGCCTCTGAAATGAACGTGAGTGGCGTGTCCAACTATGCCTCCGTAACGCACGATTCAGGGGCAGAGGAGCAGGTCACCAGCATCACCCAGTTCTCTGATGTCTACCCGACCGACTGGGCTTATCAGGCTCTCAGCAACCTGATTGAGCGCTACGGCTGCGTTGCCGGCTATCCCAACGGCACCTACCGCGGCAACCGTGCAATGACCCGCTTCGAAGCGGCTGCACTGTTGAACGCCTGTCTCGACCGCGTCACCGAGGTGACCGACGAGCTCAAGCGCCTGATGAAGGAGTTCGAAAAGGAACTCGCCATCGTTAAGGGTCGTGTTGACGGCCTGGAAGCTCGCGTTGGTGAACTGGAAGCAATGCAGTTCTCCACCACTACAAAACTTGAGGGTCAGACCAGTTTCGTTCTTGGCGCCAATACTTTTGGCGGGGATCTGAATGAATACGATCTTTTTGGACTCAGAGACGCATACGATCTGGATCTGACCGATGCCCAGATTAATGATTACCTGGCTGATCCTGATGACGGTCTTTTCGAAAACACACCGTTTAGTGATCTGGCTATTGCTCAGCTTTTCATCAGTGGTGAAAATGCTCAAGACTATGAAAACAGAGAGTACGGAGCCACAACCTTTAACTACGACACGCAGATCAACCTCAATACCAGTTTTACTGGTAAGGATCTGTTGACGACGACCCTCCGAGCAGGAAATTTCGGAAGTACCGCCTTCTTCGGTGCTCCTTCGACTCTGTCAACACTTGAAGTCGCTTCAGATTCTCTGGACGGCGGTAATAGTAGTGATGCAATTTATATCGATAAGATCTTTTATACAGCTCCGATTGGAAGTAGTTTCAGCTTTATTGTGGGTGCCAACGTTGGTCAGGATGACATGATGCCGATGTGGCCATCTGTTTATCCATCCGGTGATAGCAACACAGTTCTTGATGTACTAACACTTAATGGTGCGCCTGGTGCCTACAACAAGACCCAGGGTCCAGGTGCCGCTCTCAACTACGAAAATGATGGTTTCGTCGCTGGCGTTCAGTACGTTTCTCAAAATGGCATGGATGGCAATCCTCAGGAAGGTGGAATTGCTACAGATGGTTCAGTTGGAGTTGGTACTGTTCAAATTGGATATCAGGCTGAGCAGTGGGGCATTGCTGGTATTTACTCCTACTTGCAGGATGCGCAGCTAGTTCCCTACACCACTGCATTTACCCAGCTTAGTTATATCGTTAGTGATGCAACGAGTAACAGCTCTCTAAACGCCTTTGCGCTTTCAGGGTATTGGCAGCCTGAAGATACAGGCTGGATTCCTGCAATCAGTGCGGGTTGGGGCATTAACACCCTGAACGATACGGATGGAGCTCCTGACCGCATTGTGACGACTTCGCAGTCCTGGCAGGTTTCACTCCATTGGGACGATGCATTCCTTCAGGGCAACAGCCTTGGTTTTGCGATTGGACAACCAACCTTCGCGACTGCATTAAAAGGTGGAGACACTCCCTATGATGGTAATTACGTTATGGAGGCTTATTACGGTTTCCAAGTTACCGATAACATCACTGTTACTCCAGCGGTGTTTTATTTAAGTCGTCCTTTGGGTGAATTAACCTACCTTGGCCGACAAGGTTCAGATAGCACCTTCAATCAGTTCGGCGGAGTTCTGCGTACAACTTTCACGTTCTGA
- a CDS encoding DUF3288 family protein, translated as MSEQTGQSHPLYATDRDQVDSLLGHQGDPGPEQLTVAARLVMRYGDFPGADDIKQDIQKVVADWGLDSQSLNARCREIWASGWKPGQQLDSDLGSGADVADQEG; from the coding sequence ATGAGTGAACAGACCGGTCAGTCGCATCCGCTTTATGCAACGGATCGTGACCAGGTGGATTCCCTGCTTGGTCATCAAGGAGATCCAGGTCCTGAGCAGCTCACTGTGGCGGCCAGACTTGTGATGCGATACGGCGATTTTCCAGGCGCCGATGACATCAAACAAGATATTCAGAAGGTTGTAGCCGATTGGGGACTGGATTCTCAAAGCCTGAATGCCCGTTGTCGTGAGATCTGGGCTAGTGGTTGGAAGCCTGGTCAGCAGCTTGATAGTGATCTGGGCTCTGGCGCTGATGTGGCCGACCAGGAGGGTTAA